The DNA region CTTTGCAATTTTTAAAAATTAGTTTATCTTTATAGAAAATCTACTTATTATGTTTTCTTCATACCACATTTTAAAGTTGGTTCCCCATAAATTATTATATAGATTAAAGTGAAAGCCACCTTTCGGATCTGCATATTCCTGATTAAAATCATATAAACGCATTTCTCCCAATGAAACTAATGTGGAATCCATTGGTGTTATGCTGCAGTTTACATTATCCAGTTTAAATTCTACTTCCTTTATGGAATGATAATTTCTATTTCCATATTTCACAACTCTGAATGGATCTATTATCTCACCTAATTTATTAAACTTAATCTCTCTAATCGAATCATTATCTACAAAATGTGAAATCCATAGGGCTTCCGGCAGTCTGGATGCATCTTTATTTAAGAAATAAGAAGACATATAAATCTCTTTGTCATCAAATATATATTTCATGATTGCTTTTCTAGGACATCCATATTCTTCACATTCACTATCATTAAATCTTAGCTCTATAATTAGTTCCTTTTCTTTTATAGTACAGTTTTCTACTTTGGAATAGAAGTGAATATTGTGTTGTGGTGCTCCAGCTTCTTCAATTCCTGGTTTAAAGAAATCAGGTATAGCCCACAGCCTATTAGCATCCAAATTAACCATATATTCTTTTTTCCATTTATTAAATGTACTGGCCCCAAATAATTGATATGTAGCTTTTCCCAAAATAACTGGCCTACTTAGACTATGCCCATGAACTTTGATACTCCCATCCTCCAATACAGCAATACTATAGCCATTTATTTCACATTCCTCATTGTAATTTATTTTTTTATATTTGTGGTTTATTTCAGGATATTCAGTAAGCTCTTTTATAGCCTTTTGTGCATCTTCTTTTAAATCCTTTGATAGTACTTTTATTGCATTATCTAAATAATATCTTTGCTCTCTATGAGAAGACTCAAAAAAAGAATAGCTTCTATCCTTCCACCCCATATGCTTTATCTGTGCTTTAAACTCATTTCTAGCAAACCTAGCATATTGGTCATATTTTTCCGGAATATAACTATCACTTAATTTATCTAAATTTCTTGCCTTCAAAAAGTCTTGCTTTCTCCAATTTTTATAATCTGCCATATACTTTTTAAAATCAAGTCCCCAGGTATGCTCTGGTATCATAAGCAAATTTCCCATAAAATTCCTATAGATCTTACTATCCTTCTCTAGTTTTCCTTCCTTTATCCACTTATGTTTTAATCTTAAGAGTTCAAGGAAAACTGATACCTTATATGGATCTGTTGCTATACCATGTATCCATGTATCTCCTATTTCCTCTGTTACCACCGGCAATTCCTTCTTAAAATTTATAAGAGCTCGTGCATAATCGTCCAAGGTAGAAGCTTTTACTTCTGCCCCTTTAAACTGTTCTTGTATTTTTTCAATTTGTTTATAAATATCTGCTTTAGTAGGAGGCCCAGAGTTATCACCTGAATGCACAAATACCAATGCCTCATCAAAACCAGGCACTAAAGTACTTTTGCCATAGCCCTGGCAGTACCCTACTATTATTTCATTTCCTTTGGAATCCCGCCATATAAATGTATCATTTAAATCTGGTTTTTGTGATGCTTCATTTACTCCTATATGAAGATACTTAATACCATTTCTACAAAGGGGTTCAACTATACCTATAGTGTGTCCTGGAACATCTGTCATCTTTGCTGCAATGGTTTTTCTTGTAAATTTCTTATCTAATTCTTTACTTATGGAAATCCCAAAATCAAATAACTCCTCGTCCATAAGTTCACTATGAGTTGTAAATGGAAGACCATGCCATACTATATATCCACTATTTATGGCATTCACAAACTCTTCCCTCGCTTTTCCATTTGTCCTTCTTAAATATTCATCTATTAACCATGATCCAACCGTCCATACAAATTTTTTATTTTTCTCATGTTTATTTACATCATTCGCCAATTTCACAGCCTTAGGAATAAAATTTTTTACATATTCATTTATTACTTCTTCAGCTAAATCTGTAAAACCCACATCTAAATGCGTCTTAAATATCACATGTACTTTATTAATATTTTTCATCTATCCACTTCCTAATATAAATAGGATTTGAAATGGAAACCAACGTCAGCATTTTCGGAAGAATTTCTCTCCACACCTCAATACGATAAAATTTTCTCTTCTCAACTTCAAATGTAAAAGTCTTTGTGCTTTCTTCATTAACCTCATATATTTTTTCTATACCTTTATCTGAAATCAACTTAATTTCATCTTTGAAACCTACGTTCTCTACCTTAACTAATCCAATCTTATTTTCTTTTAAATCTATACAATCACCCATAATATCTTTCCCAACAGAAAATTCCATTATGGGACCATTTACTTTGTAACTTACAAATGAATGTCCATTTTTAATGGCATTTAAGATGTCCGACTGTCCTCTTGAATAACTATATAAAAATGTAGTAGGAGTACCTATCATTCTAAGCAATTCATTTTTATGGCTATCACTTCCTCCAACAATTGGAATTCTTTCTCCCTCAATAAGTTTAGAATTCCACCACTCCACAGTATCATATTCTGACTTTTTCATTGGTCCGTTCCAAATCTCAACAGCATGGAAAGGAACATCAAACCCCCATTTCCAACCACAATACTGGCAATGTGGATGGTTTAAAATAACAAGTGCACCACTTGCTTTTGCCTCATTCATTATCTCTATAGTTTTCTCTTTATCATTTGAAACGAAATTCTTTATAGGATTTTTTACACCAAGGAAATTACAATGCCCATTATAGTGAGTCCATTCCATACCAGGAATCACTACAAGGGAATCACTGCTTTTTATCTCTTCACATTGAGAAAATGTATTATGATCAGTAAGGAGCATATAATCCATTTCATGTAGTTTGGCTAGTTTTATCAAATCAGGAACTTCATATTTACCATCTGAATGAATTGAGTGAACATGAAGGTCTCCTTTTAAAAGTATTCTTTCTTTTAAAGTAAATTTAATATTTAAACTTACTCTACATCCTTTTTCCTGTATTTTATAGGCTCCTAAAATTATTGCCCATTCACCTTCATTAATAATTCCTCTTATGTAGCCAGGAGTAGATTCATTTTCCGTAATATAAAAATACAATCTTTCAGAACCTGACCAGCCCCTAAAGGTTTTACTTTCATCTCTTATAGCTATATCCACAACGTTAATTTCTCTGTTAAATTCATCCCCTGTTTCATCACGTTTGATTTCTCTTCTTTTATATGAATAGGATACCTCAATCTTTGAAACATTCTCTGGTACTTTAAAAGTAATTTCAAAGTAAGTCTTTTCTTCACATTTTGCTACTAATCTTTCTATATTTACCTCAAGTATGCTTGGCATAATTCATCACTCCTTTGAAGCTCCAATTGTCATTCCTGATATGAGGAATCTTTGAGCAAATATATATATTAGAATTAATGGAATAATGGAAATTACCATTGCTGCCATAATGGTATTTGGTGCTATAAAATCCGTACCCGATTGGCTTGCCTGATTAAATACCAGTGCCCTTATCACCAGTGGAAGGGTATATTTATCCTGCTGAGTTATTAAGGTAGTTGGAATCATAAGACTATTCCATTTATTTATAAATTCTATAAATGTGACAGTTGCAAGTCCTGGAACTGAAAGCGGAAGATATATCCTCCAGAATATTTTAAATTCACCAGTATTATCAAGCCTCGCTGCCTCTGCCAAAGACTCCGGAACCGAAAGAAAGTAATTTCTCATTAATAAAATACTTAATCCGGAAACCAAGCTGTTTACTATTAATCCTGTATATGTATTAAGCAATCCCAATTGTTTATTAACTGAATATATTGATATTAAGGTTAAATCCCCTGGAATCATCATTGTTACTATAATTAAGGTTGTCATTAATTTTTTAAAGGGCAAATCCTTCTGTATTAGCACATAACCTGCCATTGAGGAAAGAATTATCTCAATAAAGGTGGACAATATTGTTACAAAGAGTGAATTAAAGAATGGCCTCCACAGCTGGACCCTTGTCCAAACATCTTTATAGCCTTCCAGTGTAAAACGGTCAGGAAACAGTCTAATCCCTGGCTGCATAGACCCCAATTTAGTTGAGAAGGATATAGCTAAAACATTAATCATGGGAACTGCCATGGTTATAAAGAGAATTAAAAGCATAGTATAGTTTAGTACTCTTATCCCTGGTATCATGGAATTTTTGTATTTTATTTTCTTTTTAAACATTTTAAATTATCACCTTT from Clostridium pasteurianum BC1 includes:
- a CDS encoding DUF5054 domain-containing protein, with amino-acid sequence MKNINKVHVIFKTHLDVGFTDLAEEVINEYVKNFIPKAVKLANDVNKHEKNKKFVWTVGSWLIDEYLRRTNGKAREEFVNAINSGYIVWHGLPFTTHSELMDEELFDFGISISKELDKKFTRKTIAAKMTDVPGHTIGIVEPLCRNGIKYLHIGVNEASQKPDLNDTFIWRDSKGNEIIVGYCQGYGKSTLVPGFDEALVFVHSGDNSGPPTKADIYKQIEKIQEQFKGAEVKASTLDDYARALINFKKELPVVTEEIGDTWIHGIATDPYKVSVFLELLRLKHKWIKEGKLEKDSKIYRNFMGNLLMIPEHTWGLDFKKYMADYKNWRKQDFLKARNLDKLSDSYIPEKYDQYARFARNEFKAQIKHMGWKDRSYSFFESSHREQRYYLDNAIKVLSKDLKEDAQKAIKELTEYPEINHKYKKINYNEECEINGYSIAVLEDGSIKVHGHSLSRPVILGKATYQLFGASTFNKWKKEYMVNLDANRLWAIPDFFKPGIEEAGAPQHNIHFYSKVENCTIKEKELIIELRFNDSECEEYGCPRKAIMKYIFDDKEIYMSSYFLNKDASRLPEALWISHFVDNDSIREIKFNKLGEIIDPFRVVKYGNRNYHSIKEVEFKLDNVNCSITPMDSTLVSLGEMRLYDFNQEYADPKGGFHFNLYNNLWGTNFKMWYEENIISRFSIKIN
- a CDS encoding CehA/McbA family metallohydrolase, producing MPSILEVNIERLVAKCEEKTYFEITFKVPENVSKIEVSYSYKRREIKRDETGDEFNREINVVDIAIRDESKTFRGWSGSERLYFYITENESTPGYIRGIINEGEWAIILGAYKIQEKGCRVSLNIKFTLKERILLKGDLHVHSIHSDGKYEVPDLIKLAKLHEMDYMLLTDHNTFSQCEEIKSSDSLVVIPGMEWTHYNGHCNFLGVKNPIKNFVSNDKEKTIEIMNEAKASGALVILNHPHCQYCGWKWGFDVPFHAVEIWNGPMKKSEYDTVEWWNSKLIEGERIPIVGGSDSHKNELLRMIGTPTTFLYSYSRGQSDILNAIKNGHSFVSYKVNGPIMEFSVGKDIMGDCIDLKENKIGLVKVENVGFKDEIKLISDKGIEKIYEVNEESTKTFTFEVEKRKFYRIEVWREILPKMLTLVSISNPIYIRKWIDEKY
- a CDS encoding carbohydrate ABC transporter permease is translated as MFKKKIKYKNSMIPGIRVLNYTMLLILFITMAVPMINVLAISFSTKLGSMQPGIRLFPDRFTLEGYKDVWTRVQLWRPFFNSLFVTILSTFIEIILSSMAGYVLIQKDLPFKKLMTTLIIVTMMIPGDLTLISIYSVNKQLGLLNTYTGLIVNSLVSGLSILLMRNYFLSVPESLAEAARLDNTGEFKIFWRIYLPLSVPGLATVTFIEFINKWNSLMIPTTLITQQDKYTLPLVIRALVFNQASQSGTDFIAPNTIMAAMVISIIPLILIYIFAQRFLISGMTIGASKE